GAAGTCCGGGTGCTGCTCGTGGTGGTCGAAGGTCACCTCGGCCAGGCGCCGGATCGCCGCGACCGGGTCCAGGTGCTCGACGTCCAGCTCCTGCTCGGCCTCGCGGATCACGCCGTACGCCCGCTCCAGGACGGCCGTGAACAGCTGCTCCTTGCCGCCGAAGTAGTAGTAGATCATCCGCTTGGTGGTGCGGGTGCGGGCGGCGATCTCGTCGACGCGGGCGCCGTCGTAGCCGGCCCGCGCGAACTCCTGGGTCGCCACGTCGAGGATCTCGGCCTGGGTGCGGACGGCGTCGCGGATCCGCCCGTTCGGTCGTGCCGGTTCGTCGACGCTGGTCATCGGGTTCCTTCGGGAGTGCGGCCGGTGCCGCAGATTCTAGAAGGCGCGGCCGGAGTCTTCCCCGGCGGCAGCCCGGCTGATATAGCTAACGTACTGGTTCGTACATTAGGGCTCGCCTCAGGAGGTCCGCGTGGCCAAGGACTCGTTTCTCGTCGGACTGATCGGCGCCGGCATCGGCCCCTCGCTGAGCCCGGCGCTGCACGAGCGGGAGGCGGACCGGCAGGGCCTGCGCTATCTGTACCGGCTCATCGACATCGATGTGCTCGGGGTGCGCCCCGAGGCGG
This portion of the Streptomyces canus genome encodes:
- a CDS encoding TetR/AcrR family transcriptional regulator, with amino-acid sequence MTSVDEPARPNGRIRDAVRTQAEILDVATQEFARAGYDGARVDEIAARTRTTKRMIYYYFGGKEQLFTAVLERAYGVIREAEQELDVEHLDPVAAIRRLAEVTFDHHEQHPDFIRLVSIENIHGAEHIAASAKLGKIGSPALDVIRRILASGQESGLFTADVDAVDLHAMISSFCFFRVANRHTFGALFGRDLVAAEQREHYRTMLGDMVIAYLTADRAAD